The window TATGTGGGCCGGGCATGTTAATTTTTTTAATTGAAATAGGGAAGGACATCTGCCTTTTCATTGATTAAGGAGAAGGAAACAAGTTGGCAGAGACCCAAAGTAAAAAGAGCTCAAATCACAAAAGGACTGGTTACAACCTAATTTGCATAAATTGTTTTGCTTCCCAATGAGCCAAGGTCGACCTTCCTCCTTGATGTTTGCACTTGCACAGAGGTCGCTAGCGATTCGTAGTTGAAGATGTCAGTATTCCCTTTCTTTCAAGATTTGCAATGCATGAGAATCCACATCCAGGGAGTGGCCTTTAATTTTGCGCGGAAGCCTCGGTGGCACCAAAAGCTGCCTTTTCCATACCTACAAATAGGTTAGCATCACACTCCTGCAAATAGGTTAGCATCGCCACGTGATCCATACTTGCCTATATCCTCTTCAAATATCTGTAATTCAAATATGCATGTGAGAACCAATCTCGGGGGCTTCCTAGGAGGGACGGAATAAAAGattggttagagcatctccaacagccgcgcacgGTAAAATGCCCATTTAGCGTGCGCGGCAAgttttcgcgcgctccagcggAGGCGGGAAACAACCGTGCGCGGTAAACATTTGTGCGCACAGGAGAAAGCTGTCGGTCGCACGAtagatttggcgcgccgcttcCGGCGCGCCTATAAAATGCGGCGCTCGCCACGCGGTGCTCCACACTGCCACGTGCGCATTTCCCCCTCCTCGCCATTTTCTCTGCTTCCTCGTCGCTTCAGCGccccgccaccatgccgccgcgccggcGGGGATCATCGGGCTACCACGGCGTCCGCCTGCGCCCCTCCGGTGCCTACTACGTCGAGATCCGGTCCGGTGACGTCCGCCTAGGCCTCGGCACATTCGAGACCTCGCACGAGGCCGCCCGcgtgtacgacgcggcggcgtggcgcctagggAGGCCTCGCGCGCAGATGAACTTCGACGACATCTACACGTGCCAGCAGGCGCAGCGCGTCGCCCCTCCGCCTCGTCTGATAACAGACCAGGACCGTGAGGACCACCATCGGCTGCAGCGCCACCTCCTCATCGTCGAGGAGGACGAGcaagccatggcggagtggcgccggcaCCACCCGGAGGACATCGCCGCCAAGAACGCCTTCTGGGCGGAGAGGACAGCAAGGCACCGCGCGGAGCGTGCGGACAGGCGTCGGCGCAAGGCACTGGCCATATCGCAGTGCGATCTCGTTGACGCAGGCGGGAAGTCATTCTTCTCCGCTGACGATGAACGTTGGGATGACATCTGGCTCGATACCTTGGACAACACCaccgaggatgatgatgatgatgatgaggaggaggacgacgattgGGAGTAGGTTCTAGTTGTACCGTAGTTTATGATCTAGTTGCACCATAGTTTTTTTATCTAGTTGCAGCGTAGTTATCTATCTATGTGATGTATCGTTTTATCTATGTATTTTGAAATATCTATGTAtaaaatctatctatctatctatgcatgTGCACCGTAGTCTAGAGTGTTTGTGCGagagcgcgcgcgctgcatttttacGCGCTGCTGGAGCTACGCGCGCGTGCTGCATTTTACCATGGCTGCTGTAGCCAGCGCTGCCCGCCGCGCCAAACCAGCCGATGGGCGCGCTGTAAAGTGGTTTTTAGGGCGCCGTGCGTTGGACAGCTGTTGGacagttggagatgctcttaggccatCCTCTTGTCACAAGGCTGTCCGCCCTCCAAAGAAGATTCTAAAGAACGTAAGCCTTGGGAATATCCACATACCTTCAGGGTGTACTTCATTTGAGTAGCTTGAGATGATCAGTGCTACTTTACAGCTTTATTGGACATAAACTATATCACGGCAAACAGAAATGTTCGGCTCCTCAGATAGTTCCATTCCATGTGATGATCTCCATCCCTTGTATGACTTATTTGCTTGTCGTACTTGCCATTTGACTCTATTTCTCGCTCAAATGAGAAGGATTAAATCATGGGTGCACGTTTTGCCTATCCAAATTAATCAGTCACACGAGCACAAGCAATAGTACCCATGCGTATATACAACAACAGCATCAACAACACCAATAAGCAAAAGAAACAAATACACATGCATGATAGAGTTTACTTTAAACTATCAAGTCTAGTTTAATTTGATGCGGATGATTGAATGATCGGCTCCGGTATCTATGTCCACGGACACATCCACGCGTTCGCGGACAGATAATGAGTTGGTTGGAGATGGCCAAACTCATGCATGGCAAAGCCACACGCACAAATAAAAGGCCGAGGCCAAGGATTCTCCCTCCACTATGATCCCCTGGCCTGGCTTTGCTGTGTGATCTCCTCCAAGAGGTCGGCTCCCTAATCATCACGTCGGCCAGTACCCGGCGGCTGTGCACGTAACGTAACTGCTCCCGCATGCACCGTCGGCCGCCACTACGTTGCCTTCGGGGATCGGGCGTCTAATTTTCCAACCGGGCTCTCACCCCTTTCCATTAATTTTGCAATCAACGGAAATACATCAGTCTGAAGCCAAGTCCTTTGTCATCCAACCAACTACCCAACAGAGGAAACTAGACCGAATTGAGATAAGAAAAAGGAGACTGAAAGGAGAGGAGCGAGTTGGCGCACCATCAGGAAACCCACTGCTTGATGATCCTGGAGCGGACCATCCGCCGTGGGGCGAAAACCTGATGACACTAACATGCCACTGCCCAACTAAGAGGAGTTCAACGATAAGACTACTGATAACAAGGTTTGCCGCGGCAAAATACTACCAAAAGAAGCCAGAACCAGCGGGCATCAGACCCCAGTGGAAGGCAAGATCAGAAAACAACTGCGGAGCTCAGCTAACCGATCTGGATCCCATCATTCTTGCCGAGGAGAAGTCTGCCACGAGGGAAGGATCTATCCGCCAACGCAGCAGCCGCGTGAGCCAATCTCTTCACACCAGTTTGAAACTTCACCTTGTCATCTTCTTTAAGCAAACCTGCCCAATATAACATAAAAGAACATGCAGTGAAAACAGCCTCCAGCAAAGTGCGAGCAATATGTTTATCAAAAGTGACTTTATTGCGAAGGTTCCAGATCCCCCAGCAAACAGCAGCGATAATCATCATATAGAAATGTTCCCCTCCTGGAAAGAACCTATACAACCATGCCCAACTTTGCCAAAGCGATCTGGGACAGCAAGATGCCCCACCCGTCATTCCCAGCACGCCCCAAACTGTGCGGGCAAGTGGGCAAGTAAAGAATAAATGGTTTGCTGTTTCAACATTTGTGCAAAAAGAGCATGTAGGATTCCCAGGCCACTTCCTAGCCCGCATATTATCTCTTGTGAGCACAACATTTTGAAAAAGTTGCCACAAGAAATTTTTGATTTTCAGTGGGATAGGGGCTTTCCACACCCATTTATAGTTGGGGCCAGATAGGTTCCTTTCTAACCACTCATAAACCGACTTAGTCATAAATTTTCCTTTACTATTATGCTTCCATGAGATAGTATCCGAGGAGTTATTCAAAGACAGCTGCTTGGCTTTCATAACCATCCAAGCCCATTGATTGTTCAGCTCACCAAACAATCTGCGTCTAAAACCCAGATTATAATTGTTTGCAACCCAGGAAGCAACAATACATTCTTGATCTTGGCAAATACTAAATAGATCCGGGAAGCGCTCACACAGAGCTGTATCATCTACCCAAGGATCATGCCAGACCCTAGCCAAGTCCCCACTATTGATATTAACTTTCCTTCCAGCCATGTATGTGTCTTTGACTTTCATGATTGCTTTCCAACACGGAGAGTCCGAGAAACGGCTCCGAATATCAGCTATTGTTTTGTTTTTAAAGTATCTAGCCCTCACAATACGTTGCCATAGGCCATCGCCTGTTTCAAGTTTCCACCACCATTTAACAAACAGACTAATGTTCTGCTTATGAAGATCCTTAATTCCCAACCCCCCAATCTTCTTAGAACGACATATTCTATCCCATTTCACCATATGATATCCATGTTTCTTGTTTTTTCCCTCCAAAAAAATCGTTTGCGATGTTTATTCATTTTTTCAATAAAAGTTTTATTGAAAAGAAACATCAACATAAGATAGGATGGAATCCCATCCAGGTTGGACCCTAATAAAGTGAGTCTGGCTCCTGAGGATGCTGCATAAGCAATCCAAGCATCCAATTTTTTAATCATCTTACCATCCAAGAAATCCAACTCTACATTCTTAAGAGTAGAGTATGTAACAGGAACACCCAAATATCTCATGGGCAGGGTGCCCACTTGGCAGTTAAACATGTCTGCATATACTAAGTCAGTTTCGTTATCTCCTCCGATAGTAAAAACCTCACTCTTGTCAAAACTGATTTTCAATCCTGACATGAGTTCAAAGAGATAAAGCAATAGTTTGACATTGATAGCTTTATCAATATCATGTTCAAAACACACAACCGTATCATCCGCATATTGAAGGATGCCAACTCATCCTTCAATAAGATCAGCAGCTAAACCTTTAACGAGACCGTTTTTGTGTGCTGAAAGCACCATTTTAGTCAGGCATTTAGCCGCAATGTTGAACAGAAAGGGGGAATGAGGGTCACCTTGCCGTACCCCCTTAGCACTTTGTATGTAAGGGCCGATCTCATCATTGATTTTGATACTTACCGTGCCATTCTTAAGGACTTGAGATACCCACCCACACCACTTAGAGTTAAAACCACGCTTCTCATGGCAGTCAAGCAAAAACTCCCAATTAACTTTGTGGTAGGCTTTTTCAAAATCAAGTTTAAGGATCACCCCCACTTGTTTTTTGACATGAGTATAATGCAACACTTCTTGCAGGGAGAGAATACCATCAACAGTATGTCTCCCCTTAATAAAGGCATTTTGCTGGACACTAAGCAACTTATGAGCGTATTTGCTCACCCTAATGTCCATTGCTTTGGTGATTAGTTTATAGGGGCAACGAAGCAAGCAAATGGGTCTATATTGCTGGATTTTTGTAGCATCAGTAGATTTGGGCAAAAGAGTTATAATGCCATAGTTAAGGCGTTGCACGTCCAACTTGCCTTCATAGAACCACTCAAATAGACAGAAAAGATCATGGGCGACCACCTCCCAGCAATGTTGATAGAATTCAACGGGGATGTCATCCAGACCAGGAGCACGGTTGGATTTCATGTCAAAAAGAGCTTTTTTAATCTCCTCAAGAGAAAAAGGTCAAGTTAAGTCTTCGTTATCAGCAGGAGTAATTCGCTCCTCCTGAGACCACAAGTTTGCATCAATTTGGCAAAGGTTGCCCAGTGCCGGCCCAAAAAGGGTTTTATAATATTCTGTGGCATGAGATAGCAAGTTATTGGTCCCTTCTATAGTCACAGATCCGTACTCAAGGGATTTCATGGAGTTTTTCCTGTGACGCCCATTAGCTACTTTATGAAAGAAGTCACTGTTATTATCCCCTTTCAACAACCACTTCTCATTAGAGAACTGGTGCCAATGAAGCTCTTCCTCTGCATACATATCATTAAGCTCTACTAGGATATCGAGCTTCCTCGTATAAGCCTCCTGATCGGGCGTCTAATGATTTGCATTAGCAGCACCTAACACCCCACCACGCTCGTATAAGGACAAAAGAATAGTACTAGGAATCCTATGTAGCAGCGGCTAGTGGGTGAATGATTGAGCTATGCTTGAGCTGAGTTGATAATCAGAGCCTTCTTCAGGACTGGCACAAACCAAATCCGCACTGCTTTTATTTCTTTGATAGAACCTGCACTGTTAAAAGATAAATTGTAAGAACAATTTCAGGTTTTTTTAATGGTTTTCTTGTGTATACTACTACTAAATGTGTCCTGAACAGAGGAAGCAATTCCAGCAAAAatgaaaatcagaaaagaaaatgcgAAGAACAACTGTCTAAGCGTCAATTCTCTGGTTCTGTCTGGCTATTTCGGAGAACCATTCTACCATTCTGGACTCACCCGCACCAAACGACATGTAGGTACCACCATACCAAATCAGA is drawn from Triticum dicoccoides isolate Atlit2015 ecotype Zavitan chromosome 4A, WEW_v2.0, whole genome shotgun sequence and contains these coding sequences:
- the LOC119284107 gene encoding ethylene-responsive transcription factor 13-like; translated protein: MPPRRRGSSGYHGVRLRPSGAYYVEIRSGDVRLGLGTFETSHEAARVYDAAAWRLGRPRAQMNFDDIYTCQQAQRVAPPPRLITDQDREDHHRLQRHLLIVEEDEQAMAEWRRHHPEDIAAKNAFWAERTARHRAERADRRRRKALAISQCDLVDAGGKSFFSADDERWDDIWLDTLDNTTEDDDDDDEEEDDDWE